The sequence below is a genomic window from Spiroplasma gladiatoris.
GAATTTATCAAATTTAAAGCTATTTCTAAGTTTGTTATATCATTTATATTTGTTAAAATAGGCAAATCTGCGACCAATAAGTCTTCATTATTATACAAACTTTGTATTTTTTCAATCAACTTATTAACTTCTTTGTTTTTTGCACTTACACAAATTATATGCTTATCTTGTAAAAAAACTTTTTTTATTTCTTCTTTTGATAAAATATCTGCTTTATTTAAAACTATTAAATATTTTTTACTTTTAATTTTTTTAAATATGGTTTGATTGATAACTGGTTTGTCTATAACATATAAAATTAAATCTGATTCTTTAATTTGATTTAAACTTTTTTCAATACCAATTGATTCGACTTGATCATTTGTTTTTCTTATTCCTGCTGTATCTGAAATTTTTAATGAAAAGTTATCAAAGCTAATCTCGCCTTCGACGATATCTCTTGTTGTGCCTTCAATATTTGTAACAATTGCTTTGTCTTCATTTAATAATGCATTTAAAAGTGAAGACTTCCCAACATTTGGTTCGCCAATTATAGTTGTTTTAATACCTTGATTTATAAATGTTGCTCTTTTGCTTACTTTTAAAATTTCTGCTATTAAGTTAAATGTTTCTTTTAAAGATTTTAGTATTTCTTCAGAACTTGACCCTTCAATATCATCATAATCTGGATAATCAATTGAAGTTTGTATTCTACTTATCATATCTAATATTTTTTCTTTAATAATTATTACCTTATCGTTATTTTTACCAACAACTCCAATTGCATTTAATTTTATAGATAAATTATTTTTTGCTTCAATTAAATTATTAATAGATTCTGCTTGCAAAAGGTTTATTCTTCCATTTAAATATGCTCTTTGAGAAAACTCTCCTGGATTAGCCAGTCTTGCTCCGTTAAAAATTAATAACTGTAAAATTTTATTTGTTAATAAAACTCCTCCGTGACAATTTATTTCTACGACATTTTCTCCTGTAAAAGAATTATTTTCTACAAAAGTTAAAATTAAAGATTCATCAATTAGTTGATTATTATCATATATTTTTCTTAATTGTTGAACGTTTTTTTCGATTAAAGGTTTTTTTAATAATTTATTTACAATATTAAAAGCTTCTTTTCCAGAAATTCTAATTATAGAAATTGCTTGTTTAGATAAGTTTGTTGCAGGAGCAACAATTGTGTCTTCTAAAAATAATTTCATAATTC
It includes:
- the mnmE gene encoding tRNA uridine-5-carboxymethylaminomethyl(34) synthesis GTPase MnmE, with the protein product MFLEDTIVAPATNLSKQAISIIRISGKEAFNIVNKLLKKPLIEKNVQQLRKIYDNNQLIDESLILTFVENNSFTGENVVEINCHGGVLLTNKILQLLIFNGARLANPGEFSQRAYLNGRINLLQAESINNLIEAKNNLSIKLNAIGVVGKNNDKVIIIKEKILDMISRIQTSIDYPDYDDIEGSSSEEILKSLKETFNLIAEILKVSKRATFINQGIKTTIIGEPNVGKSSLLNALLNEDKAIVTNIEGTTRDIVEGEISFDNFSLKISDTAGIRKTNDQVESIGIEKSLNQIKESDLILYVIDKPVINQTIFKKIKSKKYLIVLNKADILSKEEIKKVFLQDKHIICVSAKNKEVNKLIEKIQSLYNNEDLLVADLPILTNINDITNLEIALNLINSSIKNLENGFDFDILSIDLYKSLEIINNLLGIIEMDEEVINNIFKKYCLGK